A stretch of the Panicum virgatum strain AP13 chromosome 9N, P.virgatum_v5, whole genome shotgun sequence genome encodes the following:
- the LOC120693305 gene encoding uncharacterized protein LOC120693305 — protein sequence MITAGSSRLKMKLDVATFASLLALAAAASAAGAVTFDATNTASSTPGGRRFDQAVGLGYAKRVLSDASTFIWSTFNQRSAAGRKPVDAVTLVVEDIDGVAFTSANGIHLSARYVGGYSSGDVQAEVTGVLYHEATHVWQWDGRGRANGGLIEGIADYVRLKAGYAPGHWVKPGQGDRWDQGYDVTARFLDYCDSLKPGFVALLNAKMKDGYSDDFFAQITGKSVQQLWQDYKKKYGG from the coding sequence ATGATCACAGCAGGAAGCAGCAGGCTTAAGATGAAGCTTGACGTCGCCACGTTCGCTTCCCTCCTGGCCCTGGCCGCGGCCgcgtcggcggccggcgccgtcaCGTTCGACGCGACGAACACGGCGTCCAGCacccccggcggccggcgcttcGACCAGGCCGTCGGCCTCGGCTACGCCAAGCGGGTCCTCTCCGACGCGTCCACCTTCATCTGGAGCACCTTCAAccagcgcagcgccgccgggCGCAAGCCCGTGGACGCGGTCACCCTCGTCGTCGAGGACATCGACGGCGTCGCGTTCACGAGCGCCAACGGCATCCACCTCAGCGCCCGGTACGTCGGCGGCTACTCGTCCGGCGACGTGCAGGCCGAGGTGACCGGCGTGCTGTACCACGAGGCGACGCACGTGTGGCAGTGGGACGGGCGGGGGAGGGCGAACGGCGGCCTCATCGAGGGCATCGCCGACTACGTGCGGCTCAAGGCCGGGTACGCGCCGGGGCACTGGGTGAAGCCGGGGCAGGGCGACCGGTGGGACCAGGGCTACGACGTCACGGCGAGGTTCCTGGACTACTGCGACTCGCTGAAGCCGGGGTTCGTGGCGCTGCTCAACGCCAAGATGAAGGACGGCTACAGCGACGACTTCTTCGCGCAGATCACGGGGAAGAGCGTGCAGCAGCTGTGGCAGGACTACAAGAAGAAGTATGGGGGCTGA
- the LOC120692238 gene encoding uncharacterized protein LOC120692238 → MQHKLQALKAKMGSADDEFTPLSQLTIGMNKCRVRVRISRLWESFNPKNDISFGLDSLLIDDQGETMQARVLPDDIDQFEDQLVEGGVYALSNFTIEDTRESYMTCSNELTMYFGGQTVVNEIEDTDLIPLYSFEFINFKDLRSRCDDVSILTDVLGHIIYVGELEEVWSKSRLIKICNARIQNLSGRELSITLYGDIACGFAEDMHEKGQEASVVAVFAGMRVESSHSVCSTTCSDYYLDLEIPEVQNSVRICAFSRKTQFRKKVQLRS, encoded by the exons ATGCAGCATAAGCTTCAGGCGCTCAAGGCCAAGATGGGTTCAGCTGATGATGAGTTCACCCCACTGTCTCAGTTAACCATAGGAATGAACAAATGTAGAGTCCGTGTGCGCATCTCGCGGCTGTGGGAGTCTTTCAATCCAAAAAATGACATATCATTCGGCCTTGACAGCCTTCTGATCGATGATCAG GGTGAAACTATGCAGGCGCGTGTGCTTCCCGATGATATTGATCAGTTTGAAGATCAGCTAGTTGAAGGGGGGGTATATGCCTTGTCGAATTTTACAATTGAGGATACAAGGGAAAGCTACATGACCTGTAGCAATGAGTTGACTATGTACTTTGGAGGGCAGACGGTTGTCAATGAGATAGAAGATACTGATTTGATACCCCTCTACAGCTTTGAGTTCATTAATTTTAAGGATCTCCGTTCTAGGTGTGATGACGTTAGCATATTGACAG ATGTTTTGGGTCACATAATATATGTTGGGGAGCTAGAGGAGGTCTGGAGCAAATCCCGTCTTATAAAAATTTGCAATGcaagaattcaaaatttgag CGGAAGGGAATTGAGTATCACGTTGTATGGAGATATTGCTTGTGGTTTTGCTGAGGATATGCACGAGAAAGGCCAAGAAGCCTCAGTTGTTGCTGTTTTTGCAGGGATGCGCGTTGAATCCTCACATTCAG TTTGCTCTACAACGTGTTCAGATTACTATCTAGATTTGGAAATACCAGAGGTGCAGAATTCTGTGCGAA TTTGTGCATTCAGCAGGAAAACCCAGTTCCGAAAAAAAGTCCAGCTCAGAAGTTAG